In the Anolis sagrei isolate rAnoSag1 chromosome 1, rAnoSag1.mat, whole genome shotgun sequence genome, atggcagggctcagactgcattgtagtaagtggcctgtggtttgctcttttccacactcacatgttgtggtttccactttatagccccatttcttaagattagctctgcatctcggggtaccagagcgcagcctgttcagtgccttccaagttgcccagtcttctgatgAGGAGTTTCTcatcagtatcagccactgattgaagttccgggttttagcctgccacttttgggctcttgcttgctgatgtgttcctacgtatttctctgtagatcttagaaagctatttcttgatttaagatgttggcatgctggctgatatccaaacagaggatgagttgGGGATGTCAATGCTATGGTCCTTTCATTATGGGCTGCTACTTCTCagtagatgtcaggtggtgcaatactggctaaacagtataatttctccagcagtgtagggcatagacatcctgtgataatgtggcatatctcattaagggccacatccactgtttcaacatggtgagatgtattccacactgggcacatGTATTCAGACTATCAAAgcataagggcagatgtcttcactctaTCTGGTTGTattcctcaggttgtgccagtcatctttcatatggtattatttctagcacccactttttgcttgataatcaagtaatgcttcttgtaaatcagagcacggtccaggttAACTCtcaagtattttggtgtgctgcaatgctccagtgggattccttcccaggtaatcccaaGAGCTTGAGAtgcctgtctgttcttaagatgaaaaccacatgtctgcattttaaatgaattagggatcagctggttttacCTGTAATAGGCACTAAGAGCACCTGAAActtcgaagagcttctgttcaatcatttcaaagctctctgcttaaaTAGTGATGGCATGATTGTTAGCATAGATCAAATTATCCTTACctgctggcagtggctgatcattttgtgtaaatgttgaaaattgatggagcaaacatgctcccctgaggcaggtcgttcctctgtttccaccatctgcttctctggccctggaattcaacaaaaagctcctgttttgtagcagatttcttaTGAAGcaagtgaggtggtaatcctttgtgacactgtacatttttctcaggaggaggtgatgatttccagtatcataagctgctgacaggtctgtgAAGACAGCTTCTGTAATCTGCtccctttcaaaaccatcttctatgtgctgagtcaggttcaacagaTCCAATCTGTTGTGCAGATTTTCCCTTTCCTGAAATCAGCTTGCTATGAAATCATAAATGGGATTTTTCCATATTTCAATGCGGGATAAGTCTCTGCAGAACTTTATAGAGATGGCACAAGAAGGAGATtcgtctatagctttttggatcatttcggtctttgcctggtttcaaaatggctataactcttgctttcctctaaagtttagggatctgacaggatgcaatacagttgttcatcagcttcagcatCCAACACCTTGCTTTAGacccaaagttcttaatttgttccgtATTAAGGAAATTaattattttgtgtgtatattaaGAGGAGTTATGCCACAATTTAAAGATGAATCCAACTGAatgatttaatatatatttttgtttaatGGTCATTGAAATAGAGGTGAACATAGCTAGAATTATTATGTTAAATTTTGGATCCCATTGTATTAAAATATTAGAAGCTATATAAATTTCATGTGGTTCTGGCTGCTTCTCTGGAAAAGTGATATGTAAGAGACTCCATAACATTCAGTAGAAATCTCCAGCCCTGTTTCTGCAGGTGGAAGATAATAATATTAGAGGGACAAGCAGAACCTGTGGAACATGATGGAACACAGTCTAAGATGtaccatatatatttgtataaaagccaacctcatgtataagtcgagagaaggtttgggggccaaaattatgagtTTTCATGTGACATGTAAATAAGTTAAGGGTCATTcagtgggaaggggaaggagcCAGAACTGTCTTCGGAGGTCAGCTACTTCTGGCCACCTCATTGTCCCAGCCAGACATCCAAAGAGGCTTGAAGTGGCACCATCATGTAGAGAGTCGAAGAGCTTGTGCTTCTTTTAAGGTtctcttcagaagattttgcctttTGCCACCCTACTTAGAGAAAGGaatgattccttttttttttttgacaagagTTAACACATAGCAATTGCATTGACTCAGCAATAAACCAAGTTGGGTTTTGTGTCAATGTTTTGACTaaattttctagacttatataagagtatatacaataaattatGAATTTATGTTCCTTTCTATTCTTTATCAGGGCTGAGCAGGAGGTAGAATGGCAACATCTCTCAATGGAAGGATTTATATGGGAGTTCCAGCattgtgctgttgttgttgttgttgttgttgttgttgttgttgttgttatgtgcattCAAATCAATTTCTGAAATCTTTCTTGtgtaattttcttggcaagatttattcagaggagatttgccacCATCTTTGTTTAAAACTGGAGGAATGTGATTTGTCTGTCCAATTCATCCCAGGGGTTTTCATAGGCGAGCAAGGAATTGAACCCTGCTTTCCTGAGTTCTGTCTAAAACCCAAACCACTACATAACACTGGCTCTAATGGAGAAAATCAATTCCTAGCCTGACAGTGCGGCAAGGACAATACAGGTGGTCAGCAACGTGTGTTCCTGGAAGAAATGTCTATTAGTGTTATTTGATTTGGATATGATTTGGCATTTTGATTTATGTGCAATTCAAAATGACTTTCATTTAATACCCCAACCTACATCGTATTTCAAATAAATTGGCACAAATAGGCAAACAACATCTCTTAGGGATGAGAACCAAAGAATTTTTAAAGTGAATCTGCATTTATTGCTTGGGATCCTCTTCAAGAACAACACTAATGTAAAAATAGGTCTCTTATTGCATAAATATGGTCTAGTTGATTATTTTGCAGGCATGCGCTACAAAAGGTTCCATGACACTTAAACATTTTTATAGCTTTCATTACTATTATAAATGGCAGAAGGCAGTAAATGAAGATGAGTTGCGTTATCGGCTGAATGTTTGTTTGTCCCACTTCTGCAGACAGTATATAAGCCTTAACCACGGGTGAGAAGCCATTAAACAGGAACTGTTCATTTACAAGAAAGGCAGAATTCCTTGAGCTACTTAAGAAGTAAGTGTGTATTAATTTTAAGTCATAATTGTAAGATATAAATGTTGGCTATATGAGGCTCTCAACTGGTTGAAGGTATGAGCTCTTGACATTTTCAGCCTGGGGCAAGTAGCCAACAGTGGAAACAAACAGTCTGTGATTCATTATGGCTTTGAATAGTTATAAAAACTTTCAGAAGctagtttattttattatagtttATAATATTTGTTTTACAATATTATTTCCGGTATATCTTTCTTACAATGAGGCACATCATAaccctattgatgcagcctaggatcacattggctttttgagtTTTCACACCACACTGTTGACTCAAGTTAGCtctactaaggccccttctacactgtctttaTATCCTAGGATTTAATCCTAGAATAtgtgcttatcccagattatatgacagtggagactcatataatccagttcaaaacaaataacctGGGatgagattctgggatataaggacagtgtagaaggggggcaaagactcctagatcccttccaTTTGTACAGTTTTCAAGCCAGGCATCAACCATTCTATAGcagtacattttaatttttttctacctaagtgtagTAACTTAAattttttccctgttgaaattaattttgttagttttaactCAACTGTCTAATCTGTTAATGTCTTTTTGGATTCTGaccctgtcttctggggtattaccTACCTcatctaatttggtgtcatctgcaaatttgatacgCTTGTCTTCTGTTCCATCATCCAAGCCATtagagcccccggtagtgcaatgggttaaacccttgtgccagcaagactgctcaCCAACAGGTCAGCTGCTCGAATCTTGGGAGAGCTGgctgagcttcctctgtcagctccagctccctgtgcgcagacatgagagaagcctcccataaagttagcaaaacatcaaacatccggtgttttggcctacaactcccagaaatcccagccagtttaccagctgttaggatttctgggagttgaaggccaaatcatctggagacctacaggttgagaaccacggtgcTACAGGGATCCTTCCTATCTCAGCAGTGTTATTGATGTCTGCATGCCAACTTAATATTATCACAGTTTTTCGTCATGTCTTCATTTGTGAAAATCTTTCTGGTCAAAatgatgttttaatgtattggaTATAATCCTTCTTTTGCAGTCAGTATGTTGCTTGAAATACTGTTGGCTGTGGTCTTGGGGGCCATTATTTATCTGACGCTGATTAAGAAGAATGAGGAAACCCCAGCTGAGATGGAAGATGGATGGTGGGGCGAGGGATTGAAACCTGATTCGGAAGAAGATACCGCTATACATCCTTTCAAGGTGGAAACTTCAGAAGCTGATATCAATGTAAGGAGCTCTCGTCTTTGTAAATGCAGAAAGAGCAGGAATACCAGTAGAAGCACAACCCTAACTATGctcttaaaataaatatttgagttGCACTTATAACTAAGATTTAGAACTGCAACCTATGTAattctaaatacataaataaatatatttcaatttACACTTCTAACCAGACATATGACATTCTCATTTTAAAGATGGTTTAATTTGATACGTAAAATATGCTTAAAACAAATCATGAAAGGCATATAAATCTAATCTGTAGTGATACCTGGGGCTCTTATGCAAATTCCAGGTATTTCCTTTCTAGCAATCCTTGCTACAAGCAAATTTATCCAGAAGCACTGCTATATCATATTAATGTGATGTGCCTCTACGGTTTTTCAGAGAAGTGTTTCAGCAGAGGACAATATAATAATGTGCTGTAGTTGCCTGAGTATGTTTTTCACTAACTAGAATCCAGTTTTACCCGTCCTTAACATCTGCCGCTCTGTTGACCCTGTGCTCAGTTTTCAAGGGAAAGCCTTTGATTTTAAAGTCTATGGCACTGACTTCATCTATCTCAAGCAAATGGAACCAGCTTGTCCTAAACCGGTTGCCATGTGATCAGCCAGACaaatttctctccctccctctcattgTGCAATAGTCACATAGGCACACTTATGGCTATTGCACCACCAAGAGGGATTGCTGGGAGTGTGCTGTTAGCATCCTGGAAATGAAAAAAGTGTATAGAAGAAATTAGATTTGagaccatcctgagtccctttgaggagatagggcagaatataaataaattattattattattattattattattattattattattattattatcctcttaGCAGAAGAATATTCCTGCAATTCCAAGGCATGGAGAGCATATGTAGCTTCCATTAAATCAATTATAGCatcataaagttgaaagagagTAGAGTGGTCATCCAgactaaccccattctgccatgcaggattaCACAACCAAGGagttcccaacagatggccattcagcttctgtttgaaaaacctccagaggaagtTGCTCCACTGcactccaaggcaacatattccactgtcaaaaaaCATTTACTCTTAGGAATttttccctaatgtttaggtggaatctcttttcctgttttttaaatccattgttccatgtcttagtctctggagcagcagaaaacaagcttactctctTTTTAATATTGCATCCTTTCAAAGATTTTACATATTTCATTAgtaaccagagcttggaagaaAAAATCTACAAGAAACTCAATTAGTTGTAAAAGGTTATTTGTAAGTGAGTTGATGAGGGCACAAGGCTGCATTTTAATAGCAAGGTAGTACATCAACAAAATTACTTCATTCGTTTTCTATTTACTTTTAAAAGCTAGTTTTTCAGGACATCTGAATGTACTGTGTCCCTTGCCTTGCACCTGCTACTGCTGGTTATCTCATGTTCCCTGTCCATGATATGCATGGCTTATCCAGGTCCTGAGTGTTAGAAGTAGGAATGGAGTTCCTTGGGTCAGAATACCAGTGCAACAAGTGGCAACGTCTTTAAAGACTTTTTCACATTACACAGTTATAGTAAcacggtttatttatttatttatttgcagtatttatattccacctttctcaccccaaaaggatcacagaacacatatacaataaacgttcaatgctgttatacagtgACAAAAAAGATAGatgtatatatataggctttcccatcttttggcctctttggaggctgtgcttggttccggccacaggagggtgctgtcgctccatctccttgccaaagagctttctttgttcgtaaatTGCCTCCTTTTTCTGATCAAAACACTGGgcctaaatacctccccactttaatgCCGGCCCTATTCCACTTCAATTGAAATCACAGCATTATAAGTGTATAGCCTGAGAGGTTGCTCAAGACCTCTTCCAATGTAAAGATGGTAGTGCTGGTAGGAACTCAGAAAGGCAGTGGtgtagtaatcatcatcatcattatcatcttctATTTGTATAcccctctatctccccgaagggactcagggtggtttccagcacAGGTAAAGCGTTGCAATTACCTATTAAAACATACAGAAAAtcattataaaaacataatataatacatatttaaaattaaaagctaGTTCAGtactaaactttatttatatcctgtcaccatctcctgaaagggacttgaggtggcttacaaggcactccaagtgcagTGGTGAATATGGGGAGATATCAGTGTTTCAATTTTATTGCATTTCCTAGTCTGCCACCTAAGGGTGAGTGCTGTCTTGATAAAGAAGCAAAAATGTTCTTGGTAGTCTTAGGGAAAAGGGTGCTCTTAACGACAATGTGAGATTAACTACTCCTACTTTCAACATATACACTGAGAGAATGCAAAGGAGTAACAGAACTTGACTTTACAACCAAGACATTTtcaagatttattttttaaaaactggatcaCAAAGAACCATGTTGTTGAAGGATCGATTCTGTAACAGCTGGGGACCATTTAAAAGGGCAAAAGGTACACACCAAATAGAGGATGTTCTTCCTTATGAAGATATCATAGATTTTGTTGGCATTACTGAAAGAGAAAATTATATCTGTTTTTATATGTGATTCACTTACATCGGTAACTGTAACTTTTTTTTATCTCACCTTCTTTTCCTTTGCACACCTTTGTTGTGTTCTAGTACTTACACAGAAGACTTGAAGAAGTGAGATACACTGAGTCGTTAGAGGACAGCTGTTTTCATTATGGGTTTAATGTGACTTATCTGAAGAAGGTTGTCTCTTATTGGAGAAATCAGTTCGACTGGAAAAAGCAAGTGGAAGTTCttaacaaattcccacaattcaaaaTGAAGATTGAAGGTTTGTTGCTCATACCATATTTTCTTTAAACCTTGAATCTTGCTTTGTATTTTCAGCAGAAACATTGTGTTACTCAGTGTATTCCATTTGTTTATGAGAGTTTCCATTAGTGTTTTGGAATATGTGATTAACTGATCTGACTTGGAATACTTTTGGTAATTTGGAGACTAGGATTCTTAGTTTTCAGTTAAAAATTGGAATAAAAATTGGAGAACAATGTTCTCAACAGGAAAAACTATAGCAATGACTTCtcgaatcagagttggaaggggtctcaTGGCCATCAAATCCAATTCtttgctcaatgcaggatctccagctagaaCAGTTGGTTCTGTTACTGAATCACTCTTACTGTCAAGATGATCCTCCTATCATTCAATCAAAATCTGATGTCCTGTATTTAGTATTTAGACTTGTGACCCATCTCTAAGATGTCTTGTTCCATTAATATATGCAAATACCAGTattccaaaataaacaaaaacttaaAAATCCTAAACAATTCAATAAGGGATGTTCGCCTTTACCAAACCAGCACTCTACCCATTGTACTACATGAATTTTCTAACTAACTGTTAAATCTTCCATGCCTAATCTTTTGAACTTTTATctgtactttttttctttttataggaATTGATGTCCATTTTCTTCACATAAAACCTTCACAACTGGGTGAAGGCCAGTCTGCAAAACCATTGCTGTTGGTTCATGGTTGGCCTGGGTCCGTCTATGAGTTTTACAAAATCATCCCACTCTTGACAGATCCTGTGAGACATGGCCTGAATGGCAATCATATTTTTGAAGTAATTTGCCCTTCCATCCCTGGTTATGGTTTTTCAGAGGCACCTCACAAAAAAGGTACAATTTTGAAGGACCTAATGGTCCATCTAGTCCAGCACTTTGCTTATGGGAAGGTTATGGGTAGGACATGAGCTGCTCTACTACCTTCCTGATGCATTTCCCTGCATATAATACTCtgaggccccggtggcgcagtgcgttaaagcactgtgccggcaggactgaaggccgacaggtcacaggttcgaatctattaggtccagcttctcatgcggggacatgagagaagcctcccacaaggatgataaaacatcaaaaatcatccaggcgtcccctgggcaacgtccttgcagacggccaattctctcacaacaggagtggttgctcctgacacaacaaaaaaaatactcTGAGGCATTTAAAAAGAATGATCTAAAAGCAGTGAGCAAATGTAGCTCTACAATATCTGATAGGATGCTGATTTTGCTGTATTTAAATTTTCTATTCACATaatgcatatgcatacatatgtAAAATAATGAGACCCATTGAGTTCTGGGTCAGTCGATTTGGGAGGCACACTTCCAATAGAGTAAGGCCACTTTGTGGGTCTCTACATCTAAGTAGACTATGCATTATAAACCATATAAGCTGATGAGCTTTATTTAGCACAAGCCATTGTGAACTGCAGCATCATGCTTCATGTGCCAGTGGAAAGCTTATGCCAAATAAAAGGAGTGCATGCCCTGGTAGGGCTTCACTCTTTGAATTTCTGGTATGAAGAGGGGCAAACTATCAGGTGAAGAAATGAAGTACCCACCATCTCTGATCATTAATCAGAAATAACAATGGGGGTTGCTTATGGAAAATGTACTTTTATCTGTGATCAGCGATCAgtgaaagcaacaacaacaacaaaaattcttCATTTATATCTGGCTTTTCTCCCtgaatgggacccaaagcagctcacaacattttaaaaacagtacagaCAACAAACACATATAACAATAAACCATCTATAagaatgacataaataaatattctaaacttccccaactttatggAGTGGGACTTGGGAagacatattattttatttatggtcTTCCTTTCTCCCTAAACAGGATCCAGGCAGGTCataaacattttgaaaacaagcagcagtttaaaaaaaatactcatacaaacattaaaaaaacaattaaacgaTAGTTCAGTTAAAGAACACAAGGTTAAATCAATGCAATCTATAATTAAAAATGACGAAAAGGATAAAAACAGACCCAGTGAGCAGGAGATATCTCTTGTTGTAAGAAGTTACATTCAGCTTCAGTTATGAGCTGTCAATCCGATGTTCAGATTACTCTCCCTGCCTAGACTTTAAGAAATACATACTAAGATGgtaaagaaaaatatgttttaaaagaagACCATCAACCTGTAAAATAATACAAGTGGCAATCTTGTAAATGTTACCTAATAAGGTGAAGGTTGACATAACTGGAGGACAGAATTACTGTCTGTCAATGTCAAGAAATAGGTAATAGGTAAATATTGCATGAAATGTGGGTTACGACTTTGGGGAAAAGTGATCtttcttgattgtttttccttttttcaggCTTTAATTCTGTGTGTGCTGCCCATGTTTTCTCTAAGCTGATGCTCAGACTAGGTTTCCATGAGTACTATATTCAAGGAGGGGACTGGGGCTCAGCAATATGTACCAATTTGGCTCAGATCGCGCCTAGGTGAGTGTTTGTCTTTTTGATAGGCTACAGCTTGTAAAAATCTCTCCCTTTTGCTTACAGTGAACTCCCAAAAGGCTGGCCACAGTTGCCGCaccatttggggagttgtagtccaaaaaagtgaaATGTCCAAGCTCTGTGAATAATCAATTCAATTTATTTTTACAAACTGCTTTAGTCACGTGAAAGGCCTTCACATAAACATGCCATTTGTGAATTCCATGGGAATTAAGGAACTTCTGTCCATTCTGCTGGGACCATATTTCCCAGGACTGTTTGGTTTCCAGGCTGAGGATGTCCGTGGGATGTTTCCTTTCaagacaaaaatattaaaaacacttCTGATGGAGAGTGGCTATTTCCACCTACAATCTACAAAGCCTGACACTGCTGGTAAGAAGTGTTTGTTCTTATACTAACCTCTCACCCACTTGTCCTTTCTAATATTAGTATTTGCAGAAGTATTCTAGTTATCAGCTTATAATTTTTGCAATGGTGCTGTTCCATATTGCCAACTTCGTAAAGCAGTCAGATATTGCAGCATTCTTGAGCTATTCCAGGATTTTTCTAACTTTTGGTGAAGACATATTAGATTGATATATTTACATATCTACAGGCAGAACATGGATGGAAGCAAGCAACACAAACATTTATAACAAGCAAGGGCTTCTTGGCTTCATAGGTCCCTACACCAGCACTGTCATCTTCAAGTCCTTTGGTTCACATTCTCGGCCTTTCCCTACAAGAATTGACAGTTCTTTATACACAGAGACAGTAAGACCCATCCTttttaggaaggttgggaaatatGTGGTGTTAGACCACCTCTACCCATCACAGCTTTACCTTGGCCATTCTAGTTTGGGCTAACGGGAGTTATAACTCAACAGCATCTAGAGGTCGCTAGGTTCTTCAGTCCTGATTTTCTGGGTGGTGCTCATGGAGAGTTGTTGTCCTTAGGTGGCTCACGCATTCTACCAATGATTCAGATACCATCCTCTGTAGGAGGGCAGGCATGTTCAGAAGTCGAGGCACCATTTTTTCAGCAATATGACTttataatgcagtgtttctcaaccttcctaatgactccttaatacagttcttcatgtcgtggtgacccccaaaaataaaattattttcattactacttcataactgtaattttacaactgttatgaattgtaatataaatatatgatatgcaggatgtattttcattcactggatcaaatttggcacaaatgcctgttactcccaaatttgaatactgatggagttggagggttgattatgtcatttgggaattgttgttgctgggatgtatagttaacttacaatcaaagagcattcagaacaccaccaacaatggaattgaaccacacttggcacgcagaactctcatgactaacagaaaatactggaagggtttggtgggcattaaccttaagtgggttgctgtaagtttttcgggctgtatagccatgttccagaagcatattctcctgaagtttcatctgcatctatggcaggcatcctcagaagttgtgaggtcacaacctgaGACCTCACgatctctgagaatgcctaccatagatgcaggcaaaacgtcaggagaaaatgattctggccatgaaagccttcaacaatacattaatcttgaattttggagttttcATGGACCATAAAATTAACTTCCATGCACTATGTGATTCCCACAAACTGTGTGATTTCCATCCACTCACTAATGATTGGTTCCCTGTAAAGCCAGTCCATGAGCAACCTAGACCATTAATATGGAATTTCTCTTAACTAGGTGGCATGTCATGCTTATGATTCTAGCCTGCTATTTGATAACTCACATTTACACAAGCATATCTAAT is a window encoding:
- the EPHX1 gene encoding epoxide hydrolase 1 encodes the protein MLLEILLAVVLGAIIYLTLIKKNEETPAEMEDGWWGEGLKPDSEEDTAIHPFKVETSEADINYLHRRLEEVRYTESLEDSCFHYGFNVTYLKKVVSYWRNQFDWKKQVEVLNKFPQFKMKIEGIDVHFLHIKPSQLGEGQSAKPLLLVHGWPGSVYEFYKIIPLLTDPVRHGLNGNHIFEVICPSIPGYGFSEAPHKKGFNSVCAAHVFSKLMLRLGFHEYYIQGGDWGSAICTNLAQIAPSHVKGLHINMPFVNSMGIKELLSILLGPYFPGLFGFQAEDVRGMFPFKTKILKTLLMESGYFHLQSTKPDTAGCALNDSPVGLAAYILEKFSTWTDISFQHLEDGGLEKKFTLDDLLTNVMIYWVSGCMVSSMRFYKENVGMLFTKDKHAALPVKVPTGIALFPHEVTYFPRSWVEKMHVNIVSFNHMPRGGHFAAFEEPELLAADIQQFVEKVEKGNTSK